One part of the Deinococcus sp. NW-56 genome encodes these proteins:
- a CDS encoding ABC transporter permease: MRRRPWAALVWGLLLGLCLWPGLLPPLLAPLAGGEAPALEVSLWRLTAAHLGLVLLAEALVLLLAVPLVLYATRPGRGAVLGLLEALAGLGQTVPTLAILALAVPLLGFGVAPTLLGLVLYGLVPVVSNGVAGLRGVDADVLDAARGLGMTAGQRLWRVEVPLALPVWWAGVRTSLVFGVATAAVGAALGAGGLGRPIIDGLSQQNTALVLLGALPAALLALTLDALLGLAAPEEG, encoded by the coding sequence GTGAGGCGCCGTCCCTGGGCCGCGCTCGTCTGGGGCCTGCTGCTGGGGCTGTGCCTCTGGCCGGGGCTGCTGCCCCCCCTGCTGGCCCCACTCGCGGGGGGCGAGGCCCCGGCCCTGGAGGTTTCGCTGTGGCGCCTGACCGCCGCGCACCTCGGGCTGGTGCTGCTCGCCGAGGCGCTGGTCTTGCTGCTGGCGGTCCCCTTGGTCCTGTACGCCACCCGCCCCGGCCGCGGAGCCGTGCTGGGACTCCTCGAGGCGCTGGCCGGGCTGGGGCAGACGGTCCCCACCCTGGCGATTCTGGCGCTGGCGGTGCCGCTGCTGGGCTTCGGGGTGGCGCCCACCCTGCTGGGGTTGGTGCTGTACGGGCTGGTCCCGGTCGTCTCCAACGGGGTGGCGGGCCTGCGCGGGGTGGACGCGGACGTGCTGGACGCCGCGCGGGGCCTGGGCATGACCGCCGGGCAGCGCCTGTGGCGGGTGGAGGTACCGCTGGCCCTCCCAGTGTGGTGGGCGGGGGTGCGGACCTCGCTGGTGTTCGGGGTCGCCACCGCGGCGGTGGGCGCGGCGCTGGGGGCCGGGGGGCTGGGCCGCCCGATCATCGACGGGCTGTCGCAGCAGAACACCGCGCTCGTGCTGCTGGGCGCCCTGCCCGCCGCGCTGCTGGCCCTCACGCTCGACGCCCTGCTGGGGCTGGCGGCGCCGGAGGAGGGGTAA
- a CDS encoding phosphoenolpyruvate carboxylase encodes MLPANFPTVDAQELGETLNFLTECLREMLTEAGEAELARRLGSPAAGGQPDAPEPLRAASIAFQLLGIAERHAAARQRRRTEREQGHAALPALWGDALRQLRGAGLDAATIAQGLGDVGVEVVLTAHPTEARRATVLEHHRRLERLLEELDDPRHSAAQRAELREDVKLILGLLWRTGDVQLERPQIAAERQATLYALRQVFVPALQQLDGRLSEAWQEAGLAGRPTFPQVRFGTWVGGDRDGHPFVTPEVTRESLLDLRTQALARVREDLTALAGLLSLSGHLQPPPAGLTAFLASAPALGERGQAALDRNPGEPWRQAVNLMLARLPDPDGAGDAPGRYRRATEVQADLRALGGWLEDVGAGQIARGAVEPVLRGVEAFGFHLAALDIRQNSRVHELAAGQLLRAAGFADADYEAWSEERRVAWLEAELASPRPLVRLGQPVGPEADSVLGCFAVLTETQARHGLDGVGALIVSMTRRVSDLLLVYLFAREAGLLVPAPDGPACPLPVVPLFETIEDLEASPAILEAFLTHPLTRRSLAQLQGDAPEPAQQVMIGYSDSNKDGGLLASLWGLYRAQETLTRMADGHGVRLRFFHGRGGTISRGAGPTHRFLKAIPPRALRGDLRLTEQGEVIAQKYANPTSATFHLELLLAGTARVTLLERAQAGREPTPPGLPEALDRLAGWSREHYSALLAEDGFLDFFLGATPLDAIEENRIGSRPTRRTGRRTIADLRAIPWVFSWTQARFFLSGWYGVGTALERLAAEDPAAFAALREHLYTWAPLHYALSNAATSVALTDLEVMRGYAELVEDAALRGHFMAALEAELERTRTHLEALYGGPLAERRPNIHGLIELRREPLRGLHAQQIDLLRRWRAARHAQDGSGAELLAPLLQTVNAIAGGLGATG; translated from the coding sequence ATGTTGCCCGCTAACTTTCCCACGGTCGATGCCCAGGAACTCGGTGAGACGCTGAACTTCCTGACCGAATGCCTGCGCGAGATGCTCACCGAGGCCGGGGAGGCCGAGCTGGCCCGCCGCCTGGGGTCGCCCGCAGCGGGGGGGCAGCCGGACGCGCCGGAGCCGCTGCGGGCGGCGTCCATCGCCTTTCAGCTGCTGGGAATCGCCGAGCGGCACGCGGCGGCCCGGCAACGGCGCCGCACCGAGCGCGAGCAGGGGCACGCCGCCCTCCCCGCCTTGTGGGGCGACGCGCTGCGGCAACTGCGCGGGGCGGGGCTGGACGCCGCGACCATCGCCCAGGGTCTGGGGGACGTGGGGGTGGAGGTCGTCCTGACCGCCCACCCCACCGAGGCCCGCCGGGCGACCGTGCTGGAGCATCACCGTCGGCTCGAACGGCTGCTCGAGGAACTCGACGACCCCCGGCACTCGGCGGCGCAGCGGGCTGAGTTGCGGGAAGACGTCAAACTCATCCTGGGCCTGCTGTGGCGCACCGGGGACGTGCAGCTCGAGCGGCCCCAGATCGCCGCCGAGCGGCAGGCCACCTTGTACGCCCTGCGGCAGGTGTTCGTCCCGGCCCTGCAGCAGCTCGACGGGCGGCTGAGCGAGGCCTGGCAGGAGGCGGGGCTGGCGGGGCGCCCCACCTTTCCGCAGGTGCGCTTCGGCACCTGGGTGGGCGGCGACCGGGACGGGCATCCCTTCGTGACCCCGGAGGTCACCCGCGAGAGCCTGCTGGACCTGCGGACCCAGGCCCTCGCCCGCGTGCGCGAGGACCTGACGGCGCTGGCGGGCCTGCTCAGCCTGTCGGGGCACCTGCAACCCCCCCCGGCGGGCCTCACGGCCTTTCTCGCGTCCGCCCCGGCCCTGGGCGAGCGGGGGCAGGCCGCGCTGGACCGCAATCCCGGCGAGCCGTGGCGGCAGGCGGTGAACCTGATGCTCGCCCGCCTGCCCGACCCGGATGGAGCAGGGGACGCGCCGGGCCGCTACCGGCGGGCGACCGAGGTGCAGGCGGACCTGCGGGCGCTGGGCGGCTGGCTGGAGGACGTGGGTGCGGGCCAGATCGCGCGGGGCGCGGTGGAACCGGTCCTGCGCGGGGTCGAGGCCTTCGGCTTTCACCTCGCCGCACTGGACATCCGCCAGAACAGCCGCGTCCATGAACTGGCCGCCGGACAGCTCCTGCGGGCCGCCGGATTCGCGGACGCCGACTACGAGGCCTGGAGCGAGGAGCGCCGGGTGGCGTGGCTGGAGGCTGAACTCGCCTCGCCGCGCCCGCTCGTGCGCCTGGGGCAACCCGTCGGCCCGGAGGCCGACAGCGTGCTGGGTTGCTTCGCGGTCCTGACCGAGACCCAGGCGCGGCACGGCCTGGACGGGGTGGGGGCACTCATCGTGAGCATGACCCGGCGGGTGTCGGACCTGCTGCTGGTCTACCTCTTCGCGCGGGAGGCGGGCCTGCTGGTGCCTGCACCGGACGGCCCCGCGTGCCCGCTGCCGGTGGTGCCCCTCTTCGAGACCATCGAGGACCTGGAGGCCAGCCCCGCCATCCTGGAGGCGTTCCTGACCCACCCGCTGACCCGCCGCAGCCTGGCGCAGCTTCAGGGGGACGCGCCGGAGCCTGCCCAGCAGGTCATGATCGGCTACAGCGACAGCAACAAGGACGGCGGCCTGCTCGCCAGCCTGTGGGGCCTGTACCGGGCGCAGGAGACCCTGACGCGGATGGCCGACGGGCACGGGGTCCGGCTGCGCTTTTTCCACGGGCGCGGCGGCACCATCAGCCGGGGGGCGGGGCCGACCCACCGCTTCCTGAAGGCGATTCCGCCGCGGGCGCTGCGCGGCGACCTGCGCCTCACCGAGCAGGGCGAGGTGATCGCCCAGAAGTACGCCAACCCCACCTCGGCCACCTTCCACCTCGAACTGCTGCTGGCCGGAACCGCCCGCGTCACCCTGCTGGAGCGGGCGCAGGCGGGCCGCGAACCGACGCCACCGGGCCTGCCGGAGGCGCTCGACCGGCTGGCGGGCTGGAGCCGCGAGCACTACAGCGCCCTGCTCGCCGAGGACGGCTTCCTCGACTTCTTCCTGGGGGCCACGCCCCTCGACGCCATCGAGGAAAACCGCATCGGCTCGCGCCCGACCCGGCGCACCGGGCGCCGCACCATCGCCGACCTGCGGGCCATTCCCTGGGTCTTCAGCTGGACGCAGGCCCGCTTTTTCCTGTCGGGCTGGTACGGGGTCGGCACCGCGCTGGAGCGCCTCGCGGCCGAGGACCCGGCGGCCTTCGCGGCCCTGCGCGAGCACCTCTACACCTGGGCGCCGCTGCACTACGCCCTCAGCAACGCGGCGACCAGCGTGGCCCTGACCGATCTGGAGGTGATGCGTGGGTACGCCGAACTGGTCGAGGACGCGGCGCTGCGCGGGCACTTCATGGCCGCCCTCGAGGCGGAGCTGGAGCGCACCCGCACCCACCTCGAAGCGCTGTACGGCGGCCCCCTCGCCGAACGCCGCCCGAACATCCACGGGTTGATCGAGTTGCGCCGCGAACCGCTGCGCGGGCTGCACGCCCAGCAGATCGACCTGCTGCGCCGCTGGCGAGCCGCTCGGCACGCGCAGGACGGATCGGGGGCCGAGCTGCTCGCCCCCCTGTTGCAGACCGTGAACGCCATCGCGGGCGGTCTGGGCGCGACGGGCTGA
- a CDS encoding ABC transporter ATP-binding protein — protein MIELHGLTKRYGDTFAVRDLSLTFPAGRVTALLGPSGCGKTTTLRMINRLILPTSGHVRLAGRDTRELSPEALRRGMGYVIQRVGLFPHLSVGRNVAAVPELLGWPAARVRARVDELLGLVGLEPGAFRHKRPAELSGGQAQRVGVARALAADPPVLLMDEPFGALDPIAREALQGKVLEIQRRLAKTVVLVTHDIPEALRMADHIALMQAGELAQFGTPDDLVRRPASPFVAQFMGLDAALEQLGGIRVANLARPGDAHGLPRLPAGADARTALALMLRQGTDGVAVVGEGGAVIGVIGFRDLGHDPRSGGA, from the coding sequence GTGATCGAACTGCATGGCCTGACCAAGCGTTACGGCGACACGTTCGCCGTGCGCGACCTCTCCCTGACCTTTCCGGCGGGCCGCGTGACCGCGCTGCTGGGTCCCTCCGGCTGCGGCAAGACGACCACCCTGCGGATGATCAACCGCCTGATCCTGCCCACCTCCGGCCACGTGCGGCTGGCCGGGCGCGACACCCGCGAGCTGAGCCCCGAGGCGCTGCGGCGCGGCATGGGCTACGTGATTCAGCGGGTGGGCCTCTTTCCGCACCTCTCCGTGGGACGCAACGTCGCGGCCGTGCCCGAGCTGCTGGGCTGGCCCGCCGCGCGGGTGCGGGCGCGGGTGGACGAGCTGCTGGGGCTCGTGGGGCTGGAGCCGGGCGCCTTCCGGCACAAGCGCCCCGCCGAGCTGTCGGGCGGGCAGGCGCAGCGGGTGGGCGTGGCGCGGGCGCTGGCCGCCGACCCGCCCGTCCTCTTGATGGACGAACCTTTCGGGGCGCTCGACCCCATCGCGCGGGAGGCGCTGCAGGGGAAGGTGCTGGAAATCCAGCGCCGCCTCGCCAAGACGGTCGTGCTGGTCACCCACGACATCCCGGAGGCGCTGCGGATGGCCGACCACATCGCGCTGATGCAGGCGGGTGAACTCGCCCAGTTCGGCACCCCGGACGACCTCGTGCGCCGCCCGGCCAGCCCCTTCGTGGCGCAGTTCATGGGCCTGGACGCGGCCCTGGAGCAACTCGGTGGGATACGGGTGGCGAATCTGGCCCGGCCCGGCGACGCCCACGGTCTGCCGCGCTTGCCCGCCGGGGCGGACGCCCGCACCGCGCTCGCGCTGATGCTGCGTCAGGGCACCGACGGGGTGGCGGTCGTGGGGGAGGGGGGGGCGGTGATCGGCGTCATCGGGTTCCGCGACCTGGGCCACGACCCCCGCTCCGGGGGAGCGTGA
- a CDS encoding ABC transporter permease — protein MSAARPPHPRPHPSGGAELLIRLGAALLLLSLPLPWLELRPNRIAAGEPLHLGAWAWAEAALALALLLAARRPGLAVGLGNLAVLAGVAALGQGSAAALVGQLPVARVAAGGGWWLWLLGSAVALWGAAYAGRFRGWAWAWLPVTLGYVLLGGLSSWSVWQEGQVEAARLGQELAQHVRLTATALGLSVLIGGPLAVWSVRRPGAGQVVLAVTGGIQTLPSLALLGLLIAPLGALSQAVPALRSLGVSGIGTAPALVALTLYALLPVVRNGVAALRGVDAGTLDAGRGMGMTAGQLFWRVQLPLALPVWLAGLRQATVLLIGVTAVAALIGAGGLGVYIFRGLNASATDLILLGALPACLLAILADAGWRGLEGGLARRLGLPRGAGGP, from the coding sequence GTGAGCGCCGCCCGCCCGCCCCACCCCAGGCCCCACCCCAGCGGCGGGGCAGAGCTCCTGATCCGGCTGGGGGCCGCGCTGCTGCTCCTCAGCCTGCCCCTCCCCTGGCTGGAGCTGCGCCCCAACCGGATCGCGGCCGGGGAGCCCCTGCACCTGGGCGCCTGGGCCTGGGCGGAAGCGGCCCTGGCATTGGCGCTGCTGCTCGCGGCCCGCCGTCCCGGTCTGGCGGTGGGGCTGGGCAACCTCGCGGTGCTGGCGGGCGTGGCCGCGCTGGGGCAGGGGTCGGCCGCCGCGCTGGTCGGCCAGCTCCCGGTCGCCCGTGTCGCCGCCGGGGGCGGCTGGTGGCTGTGGCTGCTGGGGAGCGCGGTGGCCCTGTGGGGCGCGGCCTACGCGGGGCGGTTTCGCGGATGGGCCTGGGCGTGGCTGCCGGTCACCCTGGGGTATGTCCTCCTGGGCGGCCTGTCCTCCTGGTCGGTGTGGCAGGAGGGGCAGGTCGAGGCCGCCCGGCTGGGGCAGGAACTCGCCCAGCACGTGCGCCTGACGGCCACGGCGCTGGGCCTCTCGGTCCTGATCGGCGGCCCGCTGGCGGTGTGGTCGGTCCGGCGACCGGGCGCGGGGCAGGTCGTCCTGGCGGTGACGGGCGGCATTCAGACGCTCCCCAGCCTGGCGCTGCTGGGGCTGCTGATCGCGCCGCTGGGGGCCTTGAGTCAGGCGGTCCCGGCCCTGCGCTCCCTCGGCGTGAGCGGGATCGGGACCGCGCCTGCGCTGGTGGCGCTGACCCTCTACGCGCTGCTGCCGGTCGTGCGCAACGGGGTGGCCGCGCTGCGCGGGGTGGACGCCGGAACGCTCGACGCGGGACGCGGCATGGGCATGACGGCGGGGCAACTGTTCTGGCGGGTGCAGCTTCCGCTGGCGCTCCCGGTGTGGCTGGCGGGGCTGCGGCAGGCGACGGTGCTCCTGATCGGGGTCACGGCGGTCGCCGCCCTGATCGGGGCGGGCGGGCTGGGGGTCTACATCTTCCGGGGGCTGAACGCCTCGGCCACCGACCTGATCCTGCTGGGGGCGCTGCCCGCCTGCCTGCTGGCGATCCTGGCGGACGCCGGGTGGCGGGGCCTCGAAGGGGGACTGGCCCGCCGCCTGGGCCTCCCGCGCGGGGCGGGAGGGCCGTGA